Proteins co-encoded in one Oreochromis aureus strain Israel breed Guangdong linkage group 3, ZZ_aureus, whole genome shotgun sequence genomic window:
- the efs gene encoding embryonal Fyn-associated substrate, whose amino-acid sequence MSVSTVLAKALFDNTAESPEELAFRKGDILMVLEQEQSGGPGWWLCSLHGRQGIAPANRLRLLQTAPPPGSDPRRGSSEDSVYLSPGAPLARTVDDADGVYRSPPAVGEGRGGGAGSRPGELRRVEGGRPRSHSSSGTRPRPDWDIGVVGRPRSPSLRGRGTDMTGAVYQSPVSPAPAAAQHARQAGAHLASESVYLAPSGVPRTADEADDATYLVPRETLTTGASDDCYLVPKGTPLAGDDVYQSPTGGSVANAFCSNGPLITNGTTATPQSKANQDTPGMYQTPTSAGVSLPRTPATILAHHYPPQITSVQASPRALLKGASPTPAAARGKPGLASHRGSPLLIRAGQARAPGSPNFARKPPPPAPPVRSVTRKDTPQPSQPSADSNSVPKSAAQATSASLQQEEGKQRAAPQGKEERTSNGVEKSSSVQNQKGENQDYSDPVDDQVYDTPPSGRWQHPVPSALGEDDSIYDTPRSVPPQADAESEVYDVPTITLTKATVDVQPDEADEEVYSVPTLPGVPLAPGESTSSLCGEEVPQVGQVSCVSGSEKRASGGDNSRGDSEPDGGIYDMPALTVEVLPHSSSSSSTSTRRLSVSSNGSGDIQWRVSLSSLVHSVLTTVSNSPSTLSSRDLATSLAEILSTWKASHSGDPPPNLQQAWARLSDLLPALSAVGNAPPSEGLLSLVQRSLEESTLLLQAQGRPRLPSQESLSRRPLPALPVPDGKSSGGGMGSRKSSWIQERPLPPTPQPAFSLPPTPATVMLTVGPADEEDDPSNEYAGIGLTPIPAPVPTGDSVGYVKLQGKPEPPPDARTENGQTQTITAEPRLTPSPPLPVSLSLEDSELLSFYSSQSLAHLSCLADAVDVLFSSVKGNQPPRIFVARGKSLIVTAHKLVFIGDTLSRLLTSADLRAKITTSGGRLCQALKAVVVATKGAAQNYPSVSATQEMVDRVAELSQQAAGFSTLLQRLAEISS is encoded by the exons ATGTCTGTCTCG ACGGTATTGGCAAAGGCGTTGTTTGACAACACGGCAGAAAGCCCAGAAGAGTTGGCTTTCCGGAAGGGCGACATCCTCATGGTTCTTGAACAGGAGCAGAGCGGCGGGCCCGGGTGGTGGCTCTGCTCGCTGCACGGCAGACAGGGGATCGCCCCCGCTAATCGCCTTCGACTCCTTCAGACCGCCCCGCCCCCTGGCTCGGACCCCCGTCGTGGGTCCAGCGAAGACTCAGTCTACCTGTCGCCTGGTGCCCCGCTGGCTCGGACCGTGGATGACGCGGACGGAGTTTATCGCTCCCCGCCAGCGGTGGGCGAGGGACGAGGAGGGGGAGCGGGGTCGAGACCAGGGGAGCTGCGCAGAGTTGAGGGCGGGCGGCCACGCTCGCACTCTAGCTCTGGCACCCGGCCCAGACCTGACTGGGATATTGGGGTGGTGGGGCGTCCACGGTCACCCTCTTTGAGGGGACGAGGAACGGACATGACAGGAGCGGTTTATCAGAGCCCGGTGAGTCCCGCGCCTGCAGCAGCTCAGCATGCGAGGCAGGCAGGAGCTCACCTGGCGTCAGAGTCTGTGTATCTTGCCCCCAGCGGAGTGCCGAGGACGGCCGATGAAGCAGATGACGCTACATATCTTGTTCCTAGAGAAACACTAACCACGGGGGCCTCGGACGACTGTTACTTGGTGCCCAAAGGCACGCCTCTTGCAGGCGATGATGTTTACCAATCCCCAACGGGAGGCTCTGTGGCCAATGCTTTTTGCTCTAATGGACCATTGATAACCAATGGAACTACAGCTACCCCTCAATCAAAAGCGAACCAGGACACACCAGGGATGTACCAAACACCCACTTCTGCGGGAGTGAGCCTTCCGAGGACACCAGCGACAATTCTAGCTCACCACTACCCGCCTCAGATAACCTCTGTCCAAGCGTCTCCTCGAGCCCTGCTCAAGGGAGCTTCGCCCACCCCTGCCGCAGCCAGGGGCAAGCCCGGCCTTGCCTCTCACCGGGGATCCCCATTGCTTATCAGAGCTGGCCAGGCCAGGGCTCCTGGATCGCCAAATTTCGCCCGCAAACCTCCTCCACCAGCACCTCCAGTAAGGAGCGTCACCAGGAAGGACACACCACAACCATCACAGCCGTCAGCTGACTCTAACTCTGTCCCCAAATCTGCTGCTCAAGCAACTTCTGCAAGCCTGCAACAAGAAGAGGGCAAACAGAGGGCAGCCCCCCAGGGAAAGGAGGAAAGGACGAGTAATGGCGTGGAGAAAAGCAGCAGTGTGCAGAATCAAAAGGGAGAAAATCAGGATTATTCAGATCCTGTTGACGATCAG GTATACGATACCCCTCCGAGTGGCAGGTGGCAGCATCCAGTCCCCTCTGCCCTTGGAGAAGATGACAGCATCTATGACACCCCCCGCAGTGTGCCACCGCAGGCCGACGCTGAGTCAGAG GTCTATGATGTCCCCACAATCACTCTGACTAAGGCCACAGTAGATGTCCAGCCTGACGAAGCTGATGAAGAAGTCTACAGTGTCCCTACACTTCCAGGCGTCCCTCTGGCACCGGGAGAGTCGACCAGCAGCCTCTGTGGGGAGGAAGTTCCTCAGGTCGGGCAGGTTTCTTGCGTTTCTGGATCTGAGAAACGAGCCAGTGGTGGAGATAATAGCCGTGGTGACTCTGAGCCCGATGGTGGGATTTATGACATGCCAGCTCTGACTGTCGAAGTCCTTCCTCATTCCTCATCATCTTCTTCCACCTCCACACGCCGCCTCTCTGTGTCTAGTAACGGCTCTGGCGACATACAGTGGCGAGTTTCGCTTTCCAGTCTCGTCCACTCGGTGCTCACCACAGTCTCCAACTCGCCCTCCACTCTGTCGTCACGGGACCTGGCTACCTCACTGGCTGAAATCCTGTCCACCTGGAAGGCCAGTCATTCAGGGGATCCCCCACCGAACCTTCAGCAGGCCTGGGCACGCTTATCGGACCTGCTCCCAGCGTTGTCTGCCGTCGGTAACGCTCCTCCATCTGAAGGGCTCTTATCGCTGGTCCAGCGCTCGCTTGAGGAAAGCACCCTCCTCTTACAGGCTCAGGGCCGGCCCCGTCTGCCTTCCCAAGAATCTCTGTCACGCAGGCCGTTGCCTGCGCTGCCGGTGCCTGATGGGAAGTCATCTGGAGGGGGAATGGGTTCCCGTAAAAGCAGCTGGATCCAGGAGAGGCCTCTGCCTCCAACCCCTCAGCCTGCTTTCTCCTTGCCTCCTACTCCAGCCACGGTGATGCTCACAGTGGGCCCTGCTGACGAAGAAGATGACCCCAGCAACGAGTATGCTGGGATCGGCTTGACTCCCATCCCAGCTCCTGTTCCTACTGGAGACAGTGTTGGATATGTAAAGCTGCAG GGTAAACCTGAGCCGCCTCCTGACGCCCGCACCGAGAACGGACAGACACAAACTATCACCGCAGAGCCACGG TTGACCCCCTCCCCTCCTCTGCCAGTGTCCCTCTCCCTGGAGGACTCGGAGCTGCTCTCCTTCTACTCCTCTCAAAGCCTCGCCCACCTCTCCTGCCTGGCGGACGCCGTGGATGTGCTCTTCAGCAGCGTGAAGGGAAACCAGCCTCCTCGAATCTTCGTCGCCAGAGGAAAGAGCCTCATTGTAACTGCGCACAAGCTGGTATTCATCGGGGACACGCTCTCCCGTCTTCTCACGTCTGCTGACCTCCGGGCCAAA ATCACTACCTCGGGGGGACGGCTCTGCCAAGCTTTGAAGGCAGTCGTGGTGGCAACAAAGGGTGCTGCACAGAACTATCCGTCAGTATCTGCCACCCAGGAGATGGTGGACCGTGTCGCAGAGCTCTCCCAGCAGGCGGCCGGCTTCTCCACTCTGCTCCAGCGTCTGGCAGAAATATCTTCATGA
- the dhrs4 gene encoding dehydrogenase/reductase SDR family member 4 gives MHCRVMLRSVFRCLRTNLVAGQRNMSQSSLSGKVAIVTASTDGIGLAAAQALGKRGAHVVVSSRRQANVDKAVALLQSQSIQVTGTTCNVGKREDREKLVQMTLDRCGAIDILVSNAAVNPFFGNIMDSTEEVWDKILDVNVKSAFLMTKLVAPHIEKRGGGNVIFVSSVAGYQPMQALGPYSVSKTALLGLTRALAPELAQSNIRVNCVAPGIIKTRFSSALWQNEGVVDELKKQLCIKRVGEPEEIGSVIAFLCSEEASYITGETITVTGGMNCRL, from the exons ATGCATTGCAGG GTGATGCTGAGGAGTGTATTCAGGTGCCTTAGGACCAATCTTGTAGCTGGCCAAAGAAATATGTCTCAAAGCAGTCTTTCTGGCAAAGTAGCCATAGTCACTGCCTCCACAGATGG AATCGGGCTGGCTGCGGCTCAGGCTCTGGGAAAAAGAGGTGCCCATGTGGTTGTGAGCAGCCGGCGGCAGGCCAATGTAGACAAAGCTGTGGCACTGCTGCAGAGCCAGAGCATCCAAGTGACTGGAACAACCTGTAATGTCGGCAAAAGGGAAGACCGAGAAAAACTGGTTCAGATG ACTCTGGATCGGTGTGGGGCCATTGACATCCTGGTGTCCAATGCAGCAGTCAACCCTTTCTTTGGAAACATCATGGACTCCACAGAGGAGGTCTGGGATAAG ATCCTGGATGTGAACGTAAAATCAGCCTTCCTCATGACCAAGCTGGTGGCGCCTCATATAGAGAAGAGAGG aggTGGAAATGTCATATTTGTGTCATCTGTGGCTGGATACCAACCAATGCAG GCTTTGGGTCCTTACAGCGTGAGTAAGACGGCCTTGCTGGGTCTAACCCGGGCTCTGGCCCCTGAGCTGGCTCAGAGCAACATAAGAGTGAACTGTGTGGCCCCTGGAATAATCAAGACCCGCTTCAGCTCTGCG CTGTGGCAGAATGAAGGCGTCGTGGATGAGTTAAAAAAGCAGCTATGCATTAAAAG AGTTGGAGAACCGGAGGAAATCGGAAGTGTGATTGCGTTCTTGTGCTCCGAGGAGGCGTCCTACATCACCGGAGAGACCATCACAGTGACCGGAGGGATGAACTGTCGACTTTGA
- the tinf2 gene encoding TERF1-interacting nuclear factor 2, producing the protein MAPRKPKGTDASLPFAALQLLAPPVRLVSATLWKVLKQRDVMQYGVVEEFVTSACEAVPGLLTVRHQGRLTVGLRARLILELCSSQPDAEVIEEHLERVRVPAGTSSSKDVKLMRTVRDFHSLIHTFLTDPAIREKFYKEVFPVDYGATFDQELEKLLWEFLVRLDQLLPVPNLVQTVAWLSDAPPVLEECAQAATQPQLLKILLQHETCLGHLESAASLPPNMGDSILASLSLPPSGRVPSDQPTAARKLSVDESEGSEPKSKPSFIAPVIGLISNEDVPVLNAGIKRTQRSDGPADNAGHEQLNSKFTSVKQRQKAKDKGAKEGREQLEEEEGCTLSQRSGVKRKNSDRGESDLEEEEVLSVTTPVEKRLSGQTQSKGDQRRKEGRAETIRKARCSREVLAARMRKLGVKTLYHPEDQHLYSVFVDCLSMEPRVVIEEMSTASLSASTSGTEETSSYKAQNKQRRKSPATASTQRQTSSPLSSDTESPGLQDKENHPALHSTRSSPSQQQSDTEVLAGAEGDDYVADSEDEATKNFKVRLFMKRYYKTKHGTYVPTLREFWKPAMTRRRLLSAGHKRR; encoded by the exons ATGGCCCCCAGAAAGCCAAAGGGAACCG ATGCCAGCCTTCCTTTCGCTGCTCTCCAGCTGCTTGCCCCGCCTGTACGTCTGGTGTCTGCAACCCTGTGGAAGGTGCTGAAGCAGAGGGATGTGATGCAGTATGGGGTTGTGGAGGAGTTCGTGACATCTGCCTGTGAGGCTGTGCCTGGGTTGCTCACTGTGAGACACCAGGGCAGGCTGACAGTGGGGCTGAGAGCAAGA TTGATCTTGGAGCTGTGCAGTTCACAGCCTGATGCTGAGGTGATTGAGGAACACCTGGAAAGAGTCCGTGTACCTGCTGGAACTTCTTCA AGTAAGGATGTAAAACTAATGAGAACAGTGAGAGATTTCCATTCTTTGATTCACACGTTCCTCACAGACCCAGCGATTAGAGAAAAGTTCTACAAA gaagtgtttccTGTGGATTATGGAGCAACGTTTGACCAGGAGCTGGAGAAGCTGCTGTGGGAGTTTTTGGTTCGACTGGACCAGCTGCTTCCGGTTCCCAACCTAGTACAG actGTAGCGTGGCTCAGTGACGCCCCCCCTGTCCTTGAGGAGTGTGCACAGGCAGCCACGCAGCCCCAGCTCCTGAAGATTTTACTTCAGCATGAAACCTGCCTTGGCCACCTGGAGTCAGCAG CGTCACTGCCTCCGAATATGGGAGACTCCATCCTGGCTTCACTTTCTCTGCCACCATCTGGAAGAGTCCCATCAGATCAGCCGACAGCAGCCAGGAAGTTGTCAGTGGATGAATCTGAGGGCTCTGAGCCAAAAAGCAAACCTTCATTTATCGCACCTGTTATTGGACTAATATCGAATGAAGACGTCCCGGTCTTGAACGCTGGCATTAAAAGAACACAGAGAAGTGATGGTCCAGCTGACAATGCTGGACATGAGCAGCTGAACTCCAAATTCACCTCAGTGAAACAGAGGCAAAAAGCCAAAGATAAAGGAGCGAAAGAAGGGCGagagcagctggaggaggaggagggatgcACCCTAAGTCAAAGGAGTGGGGTGAAGCGCAAGAACTCTGACAGAGGAGAAAGCGATTTGGAGGAGGAAGAAGTTCTAAGTGTAACAACACCAGTGGAAAAGAGACTGAGCGGGCAGACGCAGAGTAAAGGTGACCAGAGGAGGAAGGAAGGCCGAGCAGAAACTATAAGAAAAGCGAGATGCAGCAGGGAAGTCCTGGCAGCCCGGATGAGAAAGCTAGGTGTTAAAACACTATATCACCCTGAAGATCAACACctctactctgtttttgtcgaTTGTCTGAGCATGGAGCCCAGGGTTGTCATTGAAGAAATGTCAACTGCTTCTCTCAGCGCTAGTACGTCAGGGACAGAGGAAACATCCTCTTACAAGGCACAAAACAAGCAGAGGAGGAAGTCACCGGCCACAGCATCAACCCAGAGACAGACAAGCAGCCCTCTGTCCTCTGACACAGAGTCTCCCGGCTTACAAGATAAAGA AAACCATCCTGCACTACACAGCACAAGAAGCTCTCCCTCTCAGCAGCAGAGTGACACAG AGGTGCTGGCCGGTGCAGAAGGTGACGACTACGTGGCTGATTCAGAGGATGAGGCGACGAAGAACTTCAAAGTCAGG CTGTTTATGAAACGCTACTACAAGACCAAACACGGCACCTACGTGCCCACCCTGAGGGAGTTTTGGAAACCTGCGATGACCCGGCGCCGCTTATTGTCTGCTGGACACAAACGGAGGTGA